Proteins encoded together in one Bacteroides ovatus window:
- a CDS encoding tetratricopeptide repeat protein, translating into MGRKNSPSAKKELVTLITNYEEAKAENRQLYLDADQLADIADWYASERKFEEAQEVITYGLKIHPGNTDLLIEQAYLYLDTQKLQKAKKVADSITEEFDSEVKLLKAELLLNGGKLEEAQWLLSTIADADELETIIDVVFLYLDMGYPDAAKEWLDRGKSRYTEDEEYMALTADYLASTHQVESAIIYYNKLIDKSPFNPSYWMGLVKCYFVQEQIDKAIEACDFALAADDQYGEAYAYKAHCFFYLNNSDDAIENYQKAIELKAIPPELGYMFMGISYGNKEEWQKADDYYDKVIERFEEDGDKQSILLIDTYTSKAFALSHLERYKEAHELCEKAKEINPNEGLIYLTEGKLYLAEELEDEAAISFEKAIEINPNIEMWYMIASAYSESDYLIEAKEYFEKVYQINPKYEDVTEKLSVLCLMHGEIDNFFKYNKECEHPLEEDMILDLLNSPEHREEDERTLKEVWERMKKENKKKTKGKK; encoded by the coding sequence ATGGGTAGAAAAAATTCGCCATCAGCAAAAAAGGAACTAGTCACACTAATCACAAACTACGAAGAAGCAAAAGCAGAAAACCGACAACTTTATCTGGATGCTGACCAATTGGCCGACATCGCCGACTGGTATGCCTCCGAACGAAAATTTGAAGAAGCACAAGAAGTAATCACTTATGGACTTAAAATACATCCGGGAAACACAGATTTGCTTATAGAACAAGCATATCTTTACCTGGATACCCAAAAGCTGCAAAAAGCAAAAAAAGTAGCGGATTCGATTACCGAAGAATTTGATTCCGAAGTGAAACTGCTGAAAGCCGAACTATTGCTGAATGGAGGAAAACTGGAGGAAGCTCAATGGCTGTTAAGCACAATAGCGGATGCCGACGAGCTGGAAACAATCATTGATGTTGTATTTCTCTATCTGGACATGGGATACCCGGACGCAGCCAAAGAATGGCTCGACAGAGGTAAATCCCGTTATACCGAAGATGAAGAATACATGGCTCTCACAGCCGATTATCTGGCATCGACCCATCAGGTAGAATCAGCCATCATCTATTACAATAAACTCATTGACAAATCTCCATTCAACCCTTCCTACTGGATGGGACTGGTGAAATGTTACTTTGTCCAGGAACAAATAGACAAAGCCATCGAAGCCTGTGATTTCGCATTGGCAGCCGACGATCAGTACGGGGAAGCTTATGCCTACAAGGCACATTGTTTCTTCTATCTGAACAATTCGGATGATGCCATCGAGAATTACCAAAAGGCGATTGAGCTCAAAGCCATTCCCCCCGAACTGGGTTACATGTTTATGGGAATATCCTACGGTAATAAAGAAGAATGGCAAAAAGCCGATGACTATTACGACAAAGTGATCGAACGTTTTGAAGAAGACGGAGACAAGCAGTCTATTTTATTGATAGACACCTATACCAGCAAAGCATTCGCCCTCTCTCACCTGGAAAGGTATAAAGAGGCGCATGAGTTATGCGAGAAAGCCAAAGAGATAAACCCGAACGAGGGATTGATTTATCTGACAGAAGGAAAACTATACCTGGCAGAGGAACTAGAAGACGAAGCTGCCATCTCTTTCGAAAAAGCGATAGAGATCAATCCGAACATAGAAATGTGGTATATGATTGCCTCTGCTTATTCGGAAAGTGACTATCTGATCGAAGCGAAAGAATACTTTGAAAAAGTGTACCAGATAAATCCGAAATACGAAGATGTGACGGAGAAATTGAGTGTTCTTTGCCTCATGCACGGTGAAATCGACAACTTCTTTAAATATAACAAGGAATGTGAACATCCACTGGAAGAAGACATGATCCTGGATCTGTTGAACAGTCCCGAACACAGAGAAGAAGACGAAAGAACTCTCAAAGAAGTGTGGGAACGCATGAAAAAAGAGAATAAGAAAAAAACAAAAGGAAAAAAATAA
- a CDS encoding DedA family protein, which yields MESVAELLKWVLENLNYWVVTIFMAIESSFIPFPSEAVVPPAAWKAMADDSMNIFLVVLFATIGADIGALVNYYLARWLGRPIIYKFANSRLGHMCLIDEEKIHHAEEYFRKHGAASTFFGRLIPAVRQLISIPAGLAGMKIGPFLLYTTLGAAIWNSILALLGYLIYRFTDLKTTNDVYVMATEYSHEIGYVIIAVVVIVIVFLAYKGLKKRK from the coding sequence ATGGAATCAGTAGCAGAACTTCTTAAATGGGTATTAGAAAACTTGAACTATTGGGTAGTCACTATTTTTATGGCTATCGAAAGCTCTTTTATTCCCTTCCCCTCGGAAGCCGTAGTACCCCCTGCCGCATGGAAAGCTATGGCAGACGACAGTATGAATATCTTTCTCGTTGTCCTATTTGCAACTATAGGAGCAGATATCGGTGCATTAGTTAATTATTACCTGGCACGTTGGTTGGGTCGTCCTATTATCTATAAATTCGCTAACAGCCGTTTAGGGCACATGTGCCTTATTGACGAAGAGAAAATACACCATGCAGAAGAATATTTCAGAAAGCACGGTGCAGCCTCTACTTTCTTTGGCCGTCTTATTCCGGCTGTACGCCAACTTATCAGTATTCCCGCAGGGTTAGCCGGCATGAAAATAGGTCCTTTCCTGCTTTATACAACTCTCGGCGCTGCTATATGGAACAGCATATTAGCTTTGCTCGGATACCTGATTTACCGTTTTACAGACCTCAAAACGACTAACGATGTCTATGTAATGGCCACCGAATACAGTCACGAAATCGGCTATGTCATTATAGCAGTGGTGGTAATTGTAATCGTTTTTTTGGCTTATAAAGGGCTGAAAAAAAGAAAATAA